AAAAACAACTCCTCATCTGATGGGTTTCCTACTATCGGATCCACATCCTTTGGATCAACAAAGCGCAAGTCGATTAATAGGAGAATGTTGAATTTTGACCGAAAATCTTCCACAAATCCAAGGgacttcatctttttccatcGTTTTGTAATCGTAGCAAGAGAAAAGccacataaataaaaataaaagaagaaagagaaaccTTGATCACAAATGGCCTGAGAAGACTCACTTGAAGAAGAAAGACCAACGCAGTGACAACGTCAAAGTGGAAAATGAAGCATCATTAAGAGCTTGAGAGAAGATAATGCCTTTATTGGGGAGGCTAGATGTCAAACACATATGGCTCAATCAAAACATGCATTGAGAACCACTGTATGAAAAGTATGAAATATTGGCACTACAAtagtctctctctttctctattaTCATCATTACTACCtggatttcaaaaataaaaatgattgggAAAAATAGCCCTGACCCATTTGATTGTCAAAGGAATAGGAATTGGGGAGGAGCATTGGAGGTAAATAAACTAGGAGTAGGTGGAATAAGAAGACCCTTACTTAAGGCAAAAACATGTGCCTTTATCACAACAACTTGAAGTGGCTCACCTGCCCATGAAACTTAggttccaagaaagagaaaagacaAGACAAGTATTGAGCCtacctgattactactcaaaaagtgctatttgatagcttataattaactttttaaaatatttttgagtagtagttatctccttttaacccaattaacatattaaggacccttgcaatcaattctaatcaaattgtgttaagttttggtgttttgatagattttttatcaccaaagcaatcagagattgaggagagttctttggaatccatggcaaagatgtccagacaagggcgtccggacacaccaatggagggcggcggaacgtaggctgtagcaaggcttgctcacgttagtcaatgatccggacaacatatctggataggatatgctatcgttcgggtgtgatgttcacgagtgccatGTGCTTCTCCCtaagggagtccggataggaaaAGTgagccacatgtcctcttggggaatctggatggagttgatccggaaaGCCATGCGCACTCTGTGTCAtcgggagaggggtccctacaccttgcacacgcagacggtcccccttgcgacataACTCAGTCTACCCGGGTAAGAATTTtgtgcgccgacattttacatccggatatctcacagccggatgggagaggatgacgtttcaacttccccggacagGTATGTCCGGATCATTTGATAGCATTCACCCGAAGAGCATCCGCGACCGACATTTCAAATTACCcggattttgcacagtgccgtggtattctcctgaagcttcccgatatttgccatcgactaagttagatttttttctctcaagatattttgtgtaaatttctattttctccttgtaatcagtcaaagatattattgggatattttcttagaaaacatcttctctatatatatctttgaaccaatgtaaagaagAATCCATCATAGatagatatcatatatgtaatcgACGAACGGAGCACTTGctatgtttttccttcatatatttgttttctcgttagttttctttctagccaaacaagctctgaggaagtttcctcaaagaatgagtggctagacttttagttccttggagttaaggtagccgggaaaggttccaagtgcatgaattagtagctttgtggttttaatcattaatgaagagaaagtgtgttcctttaatgatttctatgtttttagttaacttaaaacaccttcaagtcacttgagccaacacttggtaaggcaagtgatctccgtccatggagatgcactagtttacctcttgagAGCTTTTGGAAAGTaacttggaggtaggattttctagaattgccaacacttggtaagcttttggactccaaagaaacatccattagttatctcttgcgagcttgagaagggaagtccaaagttaaagatcaccttgaatggcaaatgctaggtgagaggcacgagccattgcaaggtgcatcagtgagagggaattagagctgaaatccatttaaaggatacctctgtacaacaccggttagagaattgactatatgttaattctctaatgcgaggaaatgaaccaaatgaccggagctctgtttttgcataaggaatctcctctgtgaacctaaacctccaaggaatgtttttcttcataagtaatttttattactttctttttggttagtttaaaaccaaacctttttcatttaaacatctttatgttttcttttaaagctaaccttgaaatgaaaagacaccaattcatctttgaagtaatatcaattgtgaagtgaaaacccatcccaatgaacgatcctagagccactatgttatagtagctttgtctttgctaccctagttcatggtgtaataggttataaattttgttgattactacctcaatcaaggagcaccagctggacatgaaacaactgagacaccaagtgGGCATGAATCACTACCTAGggaatgaaaagggagaaaaaagcATACAAAGAGAGAGAATGATGACTATAAAAAGGGGAGGTACCCCCAAGTGGAGGACAAAGAGAAAATAGTGGCGAAGTTAGAGACTTTTGCGGGAAGGGAGAGGAGAAGAggggaagggggggggggggggggggggcatcaaataaaaatattatattatagtcATCATTTATAAATTCTAAGGTCATTAATAGtaatttatatcattattaaaaaattaaataattttaaatattaattatgaaaatgtatcaaattaaaCAACCATGGTACTAagaacactttaaaaaaaattaaatttaatataaaaaaattttcaagaatatttaaaggaaaatttcaaaagaatttaaaaatagaaagaaaaatcattagaaattttcaataattttaatcagTTCAAAACAAAAgccattagaattattttaaggaattcaataatttttgttatagatatttttaaatgaaagaagTTTGCGCCTTTAGGTCTCATTATCTTACAACttgatctcatttatttataccttaatctcattttttatactTACATCCAAAAGCATAAATTTTTCTATGTACTTTCCAAAGTGGAGATTAAGATTTCCATAGGTTGTAAATCTATGATAGTTGAAAGtaaaatcttttatataaaacttaTGTTTCATATAATAAATCACTAAAACACTAGTAGCTTAAAGGTTAGAGCTTGATGGACTTATATTATATTCTtactttcaagtaaaaatatacATAGTTAATAagaactaagaaaataatattttttgtgatttaGTTAAACCacccataaaaaataagtataggAAGGAAAAATATAGAatcaacaagaaaaaataagtatgaataatattaaataagatttttttttgttttttaattttagtttaatcttaatatattattagtaattaatggtaaatattatgtttttggtAATATTATTTAGtaaccattattttttatttttacaaattttaaaattaggtttatatttttttagagggggaaaatttttcattttgattttgattttcctaaaagaaatttacatgtaaggggattttttttttttttggaaaattgagggGTTAATGGTCAATACTATGTTTTTGgtaatattatttaatcaccattattttttattttaaacttaaattgatattttgttagaaatggcaaaattttaattttggtttttattttcctaaaaaaattttacaaataagggaaatttttttttttggaaaagtgagGGGTACATATGCTTCCTCGCCTTGTGTCATGGATTTAGTTTTTTCCTACGCTTgtgcgacacttagacaagtcaagacccttgatcttgctaagtcagccttattcccgatgcttagcttgctaggatAAGATGCACCCAATTTAGAAGCTTTAGAGGGCGAAGTAGACAGtacttaaagaatggaagcttttttGCTCAAAGaaagctttacaagtgctttggaaCTCACTTGCTTTGGTTGGTTAGGTTCTTGGGTGGTTcgttggccaaatgaggccttaacctatttataggcaccttaggaAGTCTTTGGAACCTTGAAGGGttcttacaaatcaagaataatctagaagCTCCTACACTAGTCTATGTACAAGGGTATGTACAAGATGACTTTGgaatattctagaacacccCTACACTATTCCAATGCTCTTCTAGCCAAGTGTaaagatgtgtggacatctttAGCCCTTTCTAGAAACTTCCATACTTGTCCACTTTGTAGCTAAGTATAGATGTCTCTAAcagtctctagaagcttcccacctcctatataagcccatggggagggtcatttgaagcatcttgtgacactcCCCCCACCCATGTTGTTGACATCCTCGTCGTTGCTTCTTtttgaaacctctcgatgtgtttccagaacCTTCTCAAGGCATTTGCATGTTCCCAGCTTACCTGCCTTTTAGGTAGTCACTTCCATTGAACTAGATACTTTATCACAAaagggaccccttgtctcctggtgaCCCGTTTAGCCATGAtatttttcatctctttctCTCATGAGGCCTCAGATGGATGTAGATACTTGcattttttatgcttggagtgcTGCTTCCTCTTGTCCATCAAGTTTACCTTTCCCTTGGTGACTTTGTCCATGTGAGTGCGGGTTACCTCAACTCGTTCCCATTTTACCTCTTTTACTTGTACCCTTGATAGTAAGGAATTCTTAGGCGTACTAGGCTTTGGGTCGActtggagggcacctagtagctgcATGAAGCCCATATGTGTTTCGTCTTCCTATTTCCTCTTCTCGATCATGGCATTGAGCGCCTTCCTTTTTGGATAATCCCATGCCCAATGTGGACTGTCACATAAGaaacatttgattttaggcGTAAACTCCTTCCTTTCCGTCTTACCTCTTCCTTCCCTGATGTTTAGTGTCTTACCTAATCCCAttttaggagcattgtggtcctTTGAAACCTCGTCTTCCCCACCCATGGTGTGGCAATCCTCCAAAGACTCAACCTTAGAGGAGTCTTCTCTCTTGTAATCTGTTAAAGACTATGTTACTACTATAGTAATGGACAAGTCTTGAATGCCTCAACACCTTAATTCCTGCTCAGTTCACCCTTGCAGGTTATCAATGAAGTTGAATAACAACTCCTCCTCAGTCATATTAGGAATCTCATGCATGAGCCAAGAGAATTCCTCAACATAGTCACATATCGAGTTTGTGTGCTTGAGatgcctcatgtttttcctagccaggtaagccATGTCCACAGGGTGGAACTGCCTCTTGATCCTCTTCTTAAAGTCATCCCAtgtctctatggtgcaaatgtctTTCTTCATATCGGCAAACCTCCGACGCCACCATAGAATAACTATGTCAGTAAGATAGAGGGTTATAGTCCTTACCTTAGCCGCCTCATCAGTCAGTGCGATAACCTCaaagtatcgctccatatgccataagaagttgtcCAACTTCTTAGCATCTCACTTGCCACTAAACCTTTGTGGCTTCGACACCTCCACCCTAAATGCCTCCTGTGTGGCCATGGCCCGTGCCGACACAAcagccttgtagatggccaagTCTTGCCTAACCTCTTGGTCTCGGTATTCCATTCTAATGGCTAAGGCCTCCATCATTGACTCCATActagcaagcatgctcaagaccttttCTTGGAAAGACAAAAACTCCTCTTGTGACACTGGCTGAACTTGTGAGACTAGCATCtcctcacgaaggtcttggataTGTTCCCTAAGATCCTTCAtacccttctccatgccttacTCGATCAAGTCTAACCTTTCCCgagtgtccgccatggctagctccaccttggctaaccTTGCCTCCATATTGGTAGTGATATCACAAGATTTATCCTTCTTACCCCTGCCCCGTGCAGCAGGCTCGGTCTCCTTCCCACGGGTTTGCTCACTAATCTCATCCACGTTGGAGTTCGATATGCTTCCTTTACTATGCCCGCTTCATAGCCacgctctgataccaactttcacaaacttagttttttttttttacgctCGTGTGCCACTTAGATAAGTCAAGACCCTTGATTTTGTTAAGTCAACCTTACtctcaatgcttagcttgctagatTGAGATGCACCCAACTTAGAAGCTTTAGAGGGCGTAGTAGGCAATACTTAAAGAATTGAAGCTTTATTgctcaaaggaagctttacaagtgctttggaaCTCATTTGCTTTGGTTGGTTAGGTTCTTGGGTGGTTCCTTAGCTAAATGAGGCCTTAAGCTATTTATAGGTACCTTAAGAAGTCTCTAGAACCTTGAAGGGTttcttacaaatcaagaataatctagaagTTCTTAAACTAGTCTATGTACAAGGGTATGTACAAGATGACTTTGGAAGATTGTAGAACATCCCCAAACTATTTTAATGCTCTTCTAGccaagtgtagagatgtgtggacatctttAACCCTCTCTAGAAACTTCCATGCTCTTCCACTTTGTAGCTAAGTGTAGATGTCTCCAGgggtctctagaagcttcccaCCTATaaccatggggagggtcatttgaaacATCTTGTGACACTTGGCTGGCTTCATCAGTGAGAGATAATACGTTGAACAATCTCCAATAAACATTTGGGTAACCTTATGcttataaaaaacatttacatGTTTATACACTTAGGCACCTTTATGCACACTTATTATTATCACGTTTGAGGGAATTGTGATTTTCCTCAATGGTCGACActtcataaataatattattaatttcatcCACTCAAATAGGTACCATGagatttcttaatttattttcaaaaaggaaaaaccatAGAAATTATCATAATAAGGACTAATGAGTTGTTTGGAAAAtgggaataaaaatgaaagaattagattcaaaaatataaattttttttattttttattcttgtttccAATAACTAATCAAATGAAGGTTAATTACTCGATGAATTTTGGCATGATATgtaatttgtttcttttttagaaattaaaaaataaaagcaaaatgaagAGTGGATGATCCTAGTGAAAAAACCACTTACTAGGCCATGTGAAAAGGGTACAGGAGCATGACATAGCCAGCTGTACATAACCATTTTCACACGTAGAGTTTCCATTTATAGTGTTACTGTGAGAACCaaaaatcaacataaaaaacctaaataaaaGTGAAAGGTCCTTGAGACGCCTTGCCACGCCACACGCCACTTATAAGTGGGAAGCCCCACTGGGCAAAGTTAGGTGGTGGCTTGGTGGTTGCCTTTATTAATTTCCGCAACAAAAAGTAGCCAAAACCGTTTCCCATTATACACCCCCCATACTCTTTTCTCCGTCTTATAACTCCCATCTCAATCTGCAGTGGAAACCAAACCTAGCAACATGGCAACCACCTCATCATTCATTGTTGCGGTGGCGGTGATCACAATGTGTGCCGGAGCCATGGCGCAGGCGCCCGAGCCTTCGCTTTATACCGGGATGGCTCCGGGGCCATCGTCTTATGCAGGGATAGCGCCGGTGCCATATATGGGGATGCCGCCGGAGCCGATGGGACCAGCACCAGCAGCGGACAATTGTCTCTCGTATGTGCTGAATATGTCGGACTGCTTGAGTTATGTGCAGGAAGGCAGCAACGTGACTGTGCCGGACAAGCCGTGTTGTCCGGAGCTGGCGGGGCTGTTGGACAGTCATCCGCTGTGCCTCTG
The sequence above is drawn from the Vitis riparia cultivar Riparia Gloire de Montpellier isolate 1030 chromosome 6, EGFV_Vit.rip_1.0, whole genome shotgun sequence genome and encodes:
- the LOC117916847 gene encoding xylogen-like protein 11 isoform X1 produces the protein MATTSSFIVAVAVITMCAGAMAQAPEPSLYTGMAPGPSSYAGIAPVPYMGMPPEPMGPAPAADNCLSYVLNMSDCLSYVQEGSNVTVPDKPCCPELAGLLDSHPLCLCTLIGSASTYGINVTKALTLPGVCGVPTPPLSLCSGSPTGSPIGSPAGSPAGLSEGSPTGSIAESPKSLGTSTIVESSSLAFLLVLAISFLTALF
- the LOC117916847 gene encoding xylogen-like protein 11 isoform X2, whose amino-acid sequence is MATTSSFIVAVAVITMCAGAMAQAPEPSLYTGMAPGPSSYAGIAPVPYMGMPPEPMGPAPAADNCLSYVLNMSDCLSYVQEGSNVTVPDKPCCPELAGLLDSHPLCLCTLIGSASTYGINVTKALTLPGVCGVPTPPLSLCSGSPIGSPAGSPAGLSEGSPTGSIAESPKSLGTSTIVESSSLAFLLVLAISFLTALF
- the LOC117916847 gene encoding xylogen-like protein 11 isoform X3; translation: MATTSSFIVAVAVITMCAGAMAQAPEPSLYTGMAPGPSSYAGIAPVPYMGMPPEPMGPAPAADNCLSYVLNMSDCLSYVQEGSNVTVPDKPCCPELAGLLDSHPLCLCTLIGSASTYGINVTKALTLPGVCGVPTPPLSLCSGSPAGSPAGLSEGSPTGSIAESPKSLGTSTIVESSSLAFLLVLAISFLTALF